One stretch of Lacrimispora sphenoides DNA includes these proteins:
- a CDS encoding type 1 glutamine amidotransferase family protein has translation MNKNVVYLYVFDTMADWEIGYLTAELNSGRYYKKGLAPSKIVTVGTSKTPVITMGGLSILPDIELHECTMENADALILPGGNTWTEQVHDPILSMAEQFLKGGIIVAAICGATIGLARKGLLDSSRHTSNDLGYLKMICPGYEGEQYYKQEPAVADGNLITASGIAPLEFSLHILKALDVFSAKTLDSWYHLYKTHKAEYFYELMDSIQS, from the coding sequence ATGAATAAAAACGTTGTATATCTTTATGTTTTTGATACAATGGCTGATTGGGAAATAGGTTATTTAACTGCGGAACTGAATTCCGGAAGATATTATAAGAAAGGCTTAGCCCCATCAAAAATCGTTACGGTCGGAACTAGTAAGACTCCTGTTATAACAATGGGAGGCCTGAGCATATTACCGGATATAGAACTTCATGAGTGTACCATGGAAAACGCAGACGCCTTGATTTTACCTGGCGGAAATACATGGACAGAACAGGTTCACGATCCCATTTTATCTATGGCAGAGCAGTTTTTAAAGGGAGGTATTATTGTGGCAGCTATTTGCGGAGCTACAATAGGTCTTGCCCGGAAAGGATTGCTGGATTCCAGCCGGCATACGAGCAATGATCTGGGATATCTTAAGATGATCTGCCCAGGCTATGAGGGGGAACAGTACTATAAGCAGGAACCTGCCGTAGCTGACGGGAACTTGATAACTGCTTCCGGAATAGCTCCCCTGGAATTTTCCCTCCATATCCTGAAAGCTCTGGATGTATTTTCTGCAAAAACATTAGATTCCTGGTATCATCTTTATAAGACACATAAAGCGGAATATTTCTATGAGTTGATGGATTCAATTCAATCATGA
- a CDS encoding GGDEF domain-containing protein, which produces MSLDFSIKTLIFTIVIGHLFSGILGIAYMIQHKKDSSLYIFLFARLFDTFAWVLLGLRDVINLSISVSFGNSFLIIAQTTQIIAFLIIKKRCNRLIKRVYVIASVISIAVIHLALLLQYAEGVRISIMSVSMIILWCFPIYVFLKDKNSSVLQKTVAFIYLTGFILLILRAFMGIRLSESVSLMSNNIYNVLFFICLYLIMLIGNIGFILMAKEKSDLELTKVATYDELTDIFNRRAFLLRAKENISLFSRRKEPISFFLIDLDNFKKINDVYGHFAGDMVLKDFAVKIKNQLRDYDLFGRIGGEEFTVLLPGTNEKEALEVAERLRRIAEKASVNVGRDYIIKYTISIGIVTVIPDEHTSINTLYKINDDALYAAKRNGRNRIEVVKS; this is translated from the coding sequence ATGAGTTTAGACTTCAGCATCAAAACTCTTATATTTACAATTGTGATAGGACATCTTTTTTCTGGAATTTTAGGTATCGCCTACATGATCCAACATAAAAAGGATTCTTCTTTATATATCTTTTTATTTGCAAGACTGTTTGATACCTTTGCATGGGTTCTTCTTGGGTTAAGGGACGTTATCAATCTATCTATTTCAGTATCCTTTGGTAATTCCTTTTTAATTATTGCTCAGACCACGCAGATTATTGCGTTCTTGATTATAAAGAAACGCTGTAACAGATTGATAAAACGGGTATATGTCATTGCTTCCGTCATTTCGATTGCGGTGATCCATCTGGCCTTATTGCTGCAATATGCGGAGGGTGTGCGGATTTCAATTATGTCCGTCAGTATGATTATACTTTGGTGCTTCCCGATTTATGTGTTTTTAAAGGATAAAAATTCATCGGTTTTACAAAAGACAGTCGCTTTCATTTATTTAACAGGATTTATTTTGCTTATTCTAAGAGCTTTTATGGGAATCAGATTAAGTGAATCCGTGTCTTTGATGTCGAATAATATTTACAATGTTTTGTTTTTCATTTGCTTATATCTGATTATGCTGATCGGGAATATTGGTTTTATCCTTATGGCAAAGGAAAAGTCGGATTTGGAATTGACTAAGGTTGCTACATATGACGAACTGACGGATATATTCAACCGAAGAGCATTTTTACTGCGGGCAAAAGAGAACATCTCCTTATTCTCAAGAAGAAAGGAGCCTATATCATTCTTTCTTATTGATCTGGATAATTTTAAAAAAATCAATGATGTTTATGGCCATTTTGCAGGAGATATGGTACTAAAAGATTTTGCAGTGAAAATAAAAAATCAATTACGGGATTATGATCTGTTTGGCAGAATTGGCGGCGAAGAGTTTACAGTACTGCTTCCTGGAACGAATGAAAAGGAGGCTTTAGAAGTTGCAGAAAGATTAAGAAGGATTGCAGAGAAAGCTTCTGTCAACGTTGGCAGAGATTATATTATAAAATATACGATAAGTATAGGAATCGTCACCGTTATTCCAGATGAACACACTTCTATAAACACACTGTATAAAATAAATGATGATGCTTTGTATGCGGCAAAAAGGAATGGACGGAATCGGATTGAAGTAGTTAAATCATGA
- a CDS encoding glycoside hydrolase family 65 protein, whose protein sequence is MAKSADFYYKVHPWKITEEGFNKDYALVSESIFSLGNEYMGTRGSFEEGYSGDSLMGYYFNGIYERTQLEKSSYKGIVDETEFIVNSADWLYTRIEADGELLDLNTVQFKDFYRELDLKSGILTRSYLWILTSGKEIRLEFIRFLSMKEAESAAQKIIITPLNFSGEITLHSGINFTGIHQMTGRNMWNVVSKSADENTISMLGTTIGTDQSLFVSCKFLCDYVNREDEQEEKRYVRKFTLSLEESKELEFTKIIRNISRKGTTESDKKAFKKKCEENAAVLNAFTYNKLKEDTLAWWDAAWQESDIEIKGDERNQQGIRYCIFQLHQTYHGADQGTIIGAKGLTGEAYSGNTFWDTEAYCLPFYIFNNPQAAKHLLEFRYLTLSEAMDRAKELDCEGAFYPIATITGRECCSLWQHASLQLQASTAVAYGYWHYENITGDNGFIFEKGLPILIEVSRMLASRGNWSGDGTRYGFYGVMGPDEFQMMVNNNCYTNYMGKKTLEYTLNVLKRCSETAPDIYGAVTKDRDLTEKEIENFRKIAENMYIPYEKETGIFEQHEGYFNLPQIDVDKIPVEEFPLYHHWSYDRIYRNNMLKQPDVLMLMLLYNKDFTRDQLESNYNYYEPRCIHESSLSPSVHSILASQLKKEEEAYKFFGFATRMDLDNYNRNTGEGLHTTSIAAAWMNIVYGFGGMRSDGKELTFAPSLPKQWEGYSFRVHLKGDILFVAIDKDQMRISSKKGSSIKVLIYEKEYAIGQEEVVIPIIR, encoded by the coding sequence ATGGCAAAATCAGCAGATTTTTATTATAAGGTACATCCGTGGAAAATTACCGAAGAGGGATTTAACAAGGACTATGCCTTGGTTTCTGAATCTATTTTTTCACTGGGTAATGAATACATGGGCACCAGAGGCAGTTTTGAGGAAGGGTATTCCGGCGACAGTCTTATGGGGTATTATTTTAACGGCATTTATGAAAGGACGCAGCTTGAAAAATCAAGTTACAAAGGTATTGTAGACGAAACAGAGTTCATTGTAAATTCTGCAGACTGGTTATACACCCGAATAGAAGCAGACGGAGAATTATTAGATTTAAACACGGTACAGTTTAAAGACTTCTACAGGGAATTAGATTTAAAAAGTGGCATTCTGACCAGATCCTATCTATGGATATTAACAAGCGGCAAGGAAATAAGACTTGAATTCATACGCTTCCTGTCTATGAAAGAAGCTGAGTCTGCAGCGCAGAAGATAATCATAACTCCTCTTAACTTTTCAGGAGAAATAACGCTTCATTCCGGCATTAATTTTACCGGGATTCATCAAATGACTGGACGCAATATGTGGAATGTCGTGTCTAAGTCAGCAGATGAAAATACAATCAGTATGCTTGGAACTACCATTGGTACAGATCAGTCTCTTTTCGTTAGCTGTAAATTCCTCTGCGATTATGTAAACAGGGAAGATGAACAGGAAGAGAAACGATACGTCAGAAAATTCACACTTTCTCTTGAAGAAAGTAAAGAATTGGAATTCACCAAGATTATCAGAAATATCAGCAGGAAGGGTACAACAGAGTCTGATAAGAAAGCTTTTAAAAAGAAATGTGAAGAGAATGCAGCAGTTTTAAATGCATTTACTTATAACAAATTGAAAGAGGATACACTTGCATGGTGGGATGCAGCCTGGCAGGAATCTGATATAGAGATAAAAGGAGATGAGCGGAACCAGCAGGGGATCAGATACTGTATCTTCCAGCTGCATCAGACGTATCACGGTGCGGATCAGGGAACGATCATCGGTGCGAAAGGATTAACAGGAGAAGCTTACAGCGGCAATACATTCTGGGATACAGAAGCGTACTGTCTGCCATTTTATATCTTTAACAATCCACAGGCAGCGAAGCATTTGCTGGAGTTCCGTTATCTGACTCTTTCAGAAGCCATGGACAGGGCGAAAGAACTTGACTGTGAAGGGGCCTTCTATCCTATTGCTACCATAACAGGAAGGGAATGCTGTTCTCTCTGGCAGCATGCAAGCCTTCAGCTGCAGGCATCCACAGCAGTCGCTTATGGTTACTGGCATTATGAGAATATTACAGGTGACAACGGATTTATTTTTGAAAAGGGTCTTCCGATTCTGATTGAGGTCAGCCGAATGCTGGCTTCCAGAGGGAATTGGAGCGGTGACGGTACCCGGTACGGATTCTATGGAGTCATGGGACCGGATGAGTTCCAGATGATGGTAAATAATAACTGCTATACCAATTATATGGGGAAGAAAACCCTGGAATATACTTTGAATGTATTAAAGAGATGCTCTGAAACGGCACCTGACATCTATGGTGCTGTCACTAAGGACAGGGACCTGACAGAGAAAGAAATTGAGAACTTTCGTAAGATAGCAGAAAATATGTACATTCCTTATGAGAAAGAAACAGGAATTTTTGAACAGCATGAGGGATATTTTAATCTTCCTCAGATTGACGTTGATAAAATACCTGTGGAAGAATTTCCTCTTTACCACCATTGGAGCTATGACAGGATATACCGCAATAACATGTTAAAGCAGCCGGATGTCTTAATGCTGATGCTTCTTTACAACAAAGATTTTACCAGGGATCAGTTGGAGAGTAACTATAACTACTATGAACCCAGATGTATCCATGAAAGCTCACTTTCCCCATCGGTCCACTCTATTTTGGCTTCTCAGCTTAAAAAAGAGGAGGAAGCATATAAATTCTTTGGTTTTGCAACCAGAATGGATCTTGATAATTATAACAGAAATACCGGGGAAGGACTGCATACTACTTCCATTGCAGCCGCTTGGATGAATATTGTATACGGATTCGGAGGAATGAGATCTGACGGGAAAGAATTGACCTTTGCTCCTTCTTTGCCGAAGCAGTGGGAAGGATACTCCTTTCGGGTGCATTTGAAAGGAGATATCTTATTCGTTGCCATTGACAAGGATCAAATGAGAATATCCTCTAAGAAAGGAAGCAGCATTAAGGTTCTGATTTATGAAAAAGAATATGCCATAGGTCAGGAAGAAGTGGTAATCCCTATAATCCGTTAG
- a CDS encoding RidA family protein translates to MSEFKVDYKNPEGLFVSKAFSQAITVSGKAKTIYIGGQNATNSKGELVGAGDLELQTKQVLHNIAAILASEHASFANLIKLNIYLQNGCDPQVGYKAFQEMAGLSDNPPLVTVLFVSGVGRPGCLLEVDGIAVIEDKD, encoded by the coding sequence ATGAGCGAATTTAAAGTGGACTATAAGAATCCGGAGGGTTTATTCGTATCAAAAGCATTTAGTCAGGCGATTACCGTAAGCGGTAAGGCAAAAACAATTTATATAGGCGGACAAAATGCGACTAATTCAAAAGGAGAGCTTGTAGGGGCCGGTGATTTGGAATTACAGACAAAGCAGGTGCTTCATAATATTGCAGCCATATTAGCTTCTGAACATGCAAGCTTTGCCAATCTGATTAAACTCAATATTTATTTACAAAATGGATGCGACCCGCAAGTTGGCTACAAAGCGTTTCAGGAAATGGCTGGTTTATCAGATAATCCGCCGTTAGTCACTGTTTTATTTGTTTCAGGAGTCGGGCGTCCAGGGTGCTTACTTGAAGTGGACGGAATTGCTGTCATTGAGGATAAAGACTAA
- a CDS encoding glycosyl hydrolase family 65 protein codes for MISWKIEENGYDPRKATNLGNKFLTGNGYMGIRGTLEEYTKEQFPAINLAGIYDRANGWREPLNAPNGLYTRLLVEGEEYSLLKKEWLSHKMSLNYRHGLFSRETIFQTKKGCISLQTERFASMEEKHLIALMVTLTPSFDGEAEIITGIDGDVWDINGPHYDSIDTGSLNECLYTFGTTHENQDHVAVIEAIGLPEKTDQMVSNGDRKVMRRISIPLKAGGQYRFYKYIAVYTSKDGENYQSEAEKLSLKAKEAGYEKLLSDHKNNWEEKWKVSEVSIEGDDEAMEALNYSLYHLHSIAPRHSESLSIAARGLSGQTYKGAVFWDTEMFMLDFFLFTEPQIAKTLLKYRIDTLPGAQKKAESYGFDGAFYPWESQEGGYDACSDYNVTDVFTGRPMRTYFKDKQIHISAAVVYGIMRYTLFTGKRDLLSEGGAEVILECAKFYYSLLIKRIKDERYELWDVIGPDEYHERVNNNAYTNRMAKYTFDAAVEVLIEEMKEANKDSLQKKELLERLQDAAEHLYIPAPDEKSGIIEQFDGYEQLEEVSIAEIKERLLHEKEYWGGAYGVASHTKIIKQADVVTMINLFSDEYDAETRYKNWTYYEPRTEHGSSLSACMYSMLACKCGMADKAYPFFIKSAGADLGDGGKQWAGLIYIGGTHPAASGGAYMTAVEGFAGLRIEDGKLKVSSRLPAAWIRLSFKVYYLGDLYQITVTKDEAQVEKIR; via the coding sequence ATGATTAGCTGGAAGATCGAAGAGAATGGATATGATCCCCGGAAAGCAACGAATCTGGGAAATAAATTTCTAACCGGCAATGGTTATATGGGAATCAGGGGAACCCTGGAGGAGTACACAAAAGAACAGTTTCCCGCGATAAATCTTGCAGGTATTTATGATCGGGCAAATGGATGGAGAGAACCTTTAAATGCTCCCAATGGCCTATATACCAGACTTCTGGTCGAAGGGGAAGAATATAGCCTGCTAAAAAAGGAGTGGCTGTCCCATAAGATGAGTCTGAACTACAGACATGGACTATTTAGCCGTGAGACTATATTTCAGACGAAAAAAGGATGCATATCGTTACAGACGGAAAGATTTGCAAGTATGGAAGAAAAACACCTGATCGCCTTAATGGTAACGCTTACTCCTTCCTTTGACGGAGAGGCTGAGATTATAACAGGTATTGACGGTGATGTTTGGGATATTAACGGTCCCCATTATGACAGCATAGATACCGGTTCTTTGAATGAATGCCTGTATACATTTGGTACTACACACGAGAATCAGGATCATGTGGCCGTGATTGAGGCCATTGGGCTTCCTGAGAAGACAGATCAGATGGTCAGCAATGGTGACAGAAAAGTAATGCGGCGCATCAGTATCCCTTTAAAAGCCGGTGGGCAGTATAGATTTTATAAATACATAGCTGTTTATACCAGCAAAGACGGTGAGAACTATCAGTCAGAAGCAGAAAAGCTTTCACTGAAAGCAAAGGAAGCTGGATATGAAAAGCTGCTGTCAGACCATAAAAACAACTGGGAAGAGAAATGGAAGGTATCAGAAGTATCAATTGAAGGAGACGATGAGGCAATGGAAGCTCTTAACTATTCTCTTTACCATCTCCACAGCATTGCGCCAAGACACTCTGAAAGCCTGTCCATCGCAGCCAGAGGGCTATCAGGTCAGACCTATAAGGGAGCGGTATTCTGGGATACTGAGATGTTTATGCTGGATTTTTTCCTCTTTACAGAGCCACAAATAGCGAAAACGCTGTTAAAATACCGGATTGATACGCTGCCCGGTGCCCAAAAGAAAGCTGAAAGCTACGGGTTTGACGGTGCTTTTTACCCGTGGGAGAGTCAGGAGGGTGGATATGATGCCTGCTCTGATTACAATGTAACTGATGTATTTACCGGCCGTCCCATGAGAACTTATTTTAAGGATAAGCAGATCCATATATCGGCAGCAGTGGTTTACGGTATTATGCGTTATACCTTATTTACCGGAAAAAGAGATTTGCTGTCAGAGGGCGGGGCAGAAGTAATATTGGAATGTGCGAAGTTCTATTACAGCCTTTTGATCAAGAGAATCAAAGATGAGCGTTATGAACTTTGGGATGTAATCGGTCCAGATGAGTATCATGAGAGAGTAAACAATAATGCTTATACAAACCGAATGGCTAAGTATACCTTTGATGCAGCAGTTGAAGTTCTAATAGAAGAAATGAAAGAAGCAAATAAAGATTCATTACAGAAGAAAGAGCTGTTAGAGAGACTGCAGGATGCAGCAGAACATCTTTACATCCCAGCGCCCGACGAAAAATCCGGTATTATTGAACAGTTTGACGGCTACGAGCAACTGGAGGAAGTTTCAATCGCTGAGATTAAGGAAAGGCTTCTTCACGAAAAAGAATACTGGGGAGGAGCTTATGGCGTGGCATCCCATACCAAGATCATAAAGCAGGCGGATGTTGTAACCATGATCAATCTATTCTCCGACGAATATGATGCTGAAACACGTTATAAAAACTGGACTTATTATGAACCCAGGACGGAACACGGTTCTTCCTTAAGTGCCTGCATGTATTCCATGCTTGCCTGCAAATGCGGTATGGCGGATAAAGCCTATCCCTTCTTTATCAAGTCAGCCGGAGCAGATCTTGGAGACGGCGGAAAGCAATGGGCCGGACTTATCTATATCGGCGGCACCCATCCAGCAGCCAGCGGCGGAGCGTATATGACTGCAGTGGAAGGGTTTGCCGGTCTGCGGATCGAGGACGGAAAGCTAAAAGTATCCTCCCGGCTTCCGGCCGCCTGGATCAGATTAAGCTTTAAGGTTTATTATCTGGGAGATTTGTATCAGATTACTGTAACTAAGGATGAAGCGCAGGTAGAAAAAATCAGATAA
- a CDS encoding winged helix-turn-helix transcriptional regulator, giving the protein MSFSCISKAEDLENTGFSYTLSLINGKYKMVILYCLKEFEVVRYNEMRKYIKTISYKTLSTMLKELEADGLVHREEYPQIPPKVEYSLTERGKSLIPILDIMCNWGNTNRTT; this is encoded by the coding sequence ATGAGTTTTTCGTGTATTTCAAAAGCTGAAGATTTAGAGAATACAGGATTTAGCTATACCTTATCTCTGATCAACGGAAAATATAAAATGGTAATATTGTATTGTTTGAAGGAGTTTGAAGTAGTAAGATATAATGAAATGAGAAAATATATCAAAACGATATCATATAAGACTTTGAGTACAATGCTGAAAGAATTAGAAGCAGACGGGCTTGTCCATCGGGAGGAATATCCGCAAATTCCGCCTAAGGTTGAATACAGCTTAACCGAACGGGGTAAATCCCTGATTCCGATTCTTGATATCATGTGTAATTGGGGGAATACCAACCGAACGACGTAA
- a CDS encoding GNAT family N-acetyltransferase, with translation MVDFNKNDEIVSDIWGGASVDIQFRKGTEEYLDSCIKAMEHSSMCTAYFQSEESRANAVMEGIHRGTLYVVLCSGECAGFAYFIPEGAFHAFHYLHLIAIKEEYRGKGIGKKLLEFIENILFKSRDKIFLLVGDYNPDAKIFYEKSGYKYLATIPSLYRKEIDEFLMMKVYDGESNSGRIS, from the coding sequence TTGGTTGATTTCAATAAGAACGATGAAATAGTTTCAGATATCTGGGGAGGGGCGAGTGTGGACATACAATTTAGAAAAGGAACGGAAGAATATTTAGATAGTTGTATAAAAGCGATGGAACATTCATCAATGTGTACGGCTTATTTTCAATCGGAAGAGAGCAGAGCGAATGCAGTAATGGAAGGTATACATAGAGGAACTTTGTATGTGGTTCTGTGCAGCGGTGAATGCGCCGGATTTGCATATTTTATTCCAGAAGGTGCCTTTCACGCATTTCATTACCTGCATCTCATTGCTATTAAAGAGGAATACAGGGGAAAAGGGATAGGAAAGAAATTACTGGAGTTTATAGAAAATATACTTTTTAAAAGCAGAGATAAAATATTCTTATTGGTTGGTGATTACAATCCAGATGCAAAGATTTTTTATGAGAAATCAGGATATAAGTACCTGGCAACAATTCCAAGCCTTTATCGTAAAGAGATAGACGAATTTTTAATGATGAAGGTATATGATGGGGAGAGTAATTCAGGCAGAATCTCATGA
- the pgmB gene encoding beta-phosphoglucomutase, producing the protein MILGVIFDLDGVLVSTDELHFKAWKILAEELGIDTFTKEDNKKQKGVSRMESLEVVLGKGSKIYTRDEKEEFAERKNNYYKELLEKLDEQAILPGAIECLKMIKNKGLLIGVGSVSRNAPLILKRTGLLSHIDKVSCGLDITRSKPDPEVFEVAANKLGLKNEDCLVVEDSMAGIAAAKAVHMKTLGVGPEHAQLQADYAVPGLAADIDWIGILGDIY; encoded by the coding sequence ATGATTCTCGGAGTGATTTTTGATTTAGATGGAGTATTGGTTTCTACGGATGAATTGCACTTTAAAGCATGGAAGATACTGGCAGAGGAACTTGGAATTGATACATTCACAAAGGAAGATAACAAGAAGCAAAAAGGTGTTAGCAGAATGGAATCTCTTGAAGTGGTGCTGGGAAAGGGTAGTAAGATTTATACCCGGGATGAGAAAGAGGAGTTTGCTGAGAGGAAAAATAATTATTATAAAGAACTCTTAGAGAAGCTGGATGAGCAGGCGATCCTTCCTGGGGCTATCGAGTGTTTAAAAATGATAAAAAATAAAGGCTTATTAATCGGTGTAGGTTCAGTGAGCAGAAATGCACCTCTCATTCTTAAAAGAACAGGACTTCTTTCTCACATTGATAAGGTAAGCTGCGGACTTGATATTACAAGGTCGAAACCGGATCCTGAAGTTTTTGAAGTTGCTGCAAATAAATTGGGTTTAAAAAATGAGGATTGCCTTGTAGTAGAGGATTCCATGGCCGGTATTGCAGCCGCAAAAGCAGTACATATGAAAACCCTGGGAGTCGGGCCAGAGCATGCACAGCTGCAGGCAGATTATGCAGTACCCGGTCTTGCGGCAGATATTGACTGGATAGGGATTTTAGGAGATATCTACTAG
- a CDS encoding flavodoxin family protein: MKKSKKIVILTGSPRKTGNSIAMAEAFTKEAEKKGHSVTRFDAADMTIKGCTACETCFNR, translated from the coding sequence ATGAAAAAAAGCAAAAAAATCGTTATACTTACCGGAAGTCCTCGAAAAACCGGCAATAGCATTGCTATGGCGGAAGCATTTACCAAGGAGGCAGAAAAGAAAGGGCACAGTGTCACACGCTTTGATGCAGCTGATATGACTATTAAGGGATGTACCGCTTGCGAAACCTGTTTTAACAGGTAA
- a CDS encoding LacI family DNA-binding transcriptional regulator, which translates to MATIKDIAQAVGVSCTTVSNVIHGRAGRVSTETITLINEAIDQLGYVPNMSARALVSSSSKVIGMISHLTSNKKESIVEDPFHSAFIGSIEKTLRENGYYLMLRTVETTSDLMNFLHNWNVDGLFCTGVFQDEFFEALTKLKIPVVLIDSYVAHPNICNVGLQDYNGGYTATKYLIDKGHKNIAFASPPIKKKGVVDERFQGYKNALADASIPFRKNLVFEQELDTATTITLGTQLAARKDITAIFATADILAAGIMAGLKQAGKRVPEDFSVMGFDDINLCQLTSPTLTTIHQDAPLKGKLAVYFLMDKLDNKPITDNEIILPIHLVERESVISL; encoded by the coding sequence ATGGCCACAATAAAAGATATTGCACAGGCTGTAGGGGTAAGCTGCACCACCGTCTCCAATGTGATTCATGGAAGGGCCGGGCGTGTATCAACAGAGACCATTACCCTTATTAATGAAGCCATCGATCAATTGGGTTATGTTCCAAATATGTCCGCCCGTGCTCTTGTGTCTAGCTCCTCTAAAGTCATCGGGATGATCAGTCACCTGACTTCAAATAAAAAAGAAAGTATCGTAGAAGATCCCTTTCATTCTGCCTTTATAGGTTCCATTGAAAAAACCTTAAGGGAAAACGGTTATTATCTAATGCTCCGTACCGTGGAAACCACTTCCGATTTAATGAATTTTCTTCATAACTGGAATGTTGACGGTCTTTTTTGTACCGGTGTTTTTCAGGATGAATTTTTTGAAGCACTTACCAAACTTAAAATACCCGTGGTATTAATCGATAGCTATGTAGCTCATCCGAATATCTGCAATGTGGGCCTTCAGGACTATAACGGTGGATATACCGCCACCAAATATCTCATAGACAAAGGTCATAAAAATATTGCATTTGCCTCTCCTCCCATCAAAAAGAAGGGCGTTGTTGACGAACGTTTTCAGGGTTATAAAAACGCTCTGGCGGATGCTTCCATTCCTTTTCGTAAAAATCTGGTTTTTGAACAGGAGCTTGATACGGCAACAACTATAACCCTTGGCACACAATTAGCAGCCAGAAAAGATATAACAGCCATATTTGCTACAGCGGATATTTTGGCCGCGGGAATCATGGCAGGTCTTAAACAAGCCGGTAAAAGGGTCCCTGAAGATTTTTCTGTCATGGGTTTTGATGATATTAACCTGTGTCAGCTTACATCACCAACACTTACCACTATTCATCAGGATGCTCCTTTAAAGGGCAAACTGGCTGTTTACTTCCTCATGGATAAGCTTGATAACAAACCGATAACAGACAATGAGATCATTCTTCCAATTCATCTTGTTGAAAGAGAAAGTGTGATATCACTCTGA
- a CDS encoding DUF2785 domain-containing protein — protein MNNTREQLILELRKIQENQYMVAGEQDPWDYVLQMLDHIGDTDSEFRDELIYNTFSEWIEEKEFFNEEQLKYILTILMDKEHLFYQIGSDGNDSVFTRTFSALVIVLVLNRHRKKALLSIDEFIDIKNKVIEYYTSEKDLRGYVQKSEWAHAAAHGADVMDELVQCRECSEDIMKEILNAFKKILHNGTYIFHTEEDERICRVVFRIMKGNLISNQGIINWIEELSECAGWQNNRMQYIARVNSKNFIRCLYFKTMHYDSTLDFINVLFHAEEKLNRFHKIDRELIEN, from the coding sequence TTGAACAATACAAGAGAACAACTTATATTAGAATTAAGAAAGATCCAGGAAAATCAATATATGGTAGCAGGAGAGCAGGATCCGTGGGATTATGTATTGCAGATGCTTGACCATATCGGTGATACGGATTCCGAGTTTCGTGATGAGTTAATATATAATACCTTCAGTGAGTGGATAGAAGAGAAGGAATTTTTCAACGAAGAGCAGCTTAAATATATTCTTACCATCCTTATGGATAAGGAACATCTATTTTATCAAATAGGCAGCGACGGAAATGACAGCGTTTTTACCAGGACGTTTTCAGCGCTGGTCATAGTTCTGGTTTTAAATAGGCATAGAAAAAAGGCATTGTTAAGTATTGATGAGTTTATTGATATCAAGAACAAAGTGATAGAATACTACACTTCGGAAAAGGACTTAAGGGGATATGTTCAGAAATCAGAATGGGCACATGCAGCAGCGCATGGCGCAGATGTAATGGATGAGTTGGTACAATGCCGTGAATGCAGCGAGGATATAATGAAAGAAATTTTAAATGCCTTTAAGAAAATCTTGCATAATGGAACCTATATTTTTCATACAGAAGAAGACGAGCGTATCTGCCGTGTTGTTTTTAGAATCATGAAAGGGAATCTGATATCAAACCAAGGGATTATCAATTGGATCGAAGAGCTAAGTGAATGTGCGGGCTGGCAGAATAACCGGATGCAGTATATTGCAAGAGTCAATTCAAAGAACTTCATAAGGTGCCTGTATTTCAAAACAATGCATTACGACAGTACATTGGATTTTATAAATGTACTATTCCATGCAGAAGAAAAATTAAACCGTTTCCATAAAATAGATCGGGAATTAATAGAAAATTAA